In Planococcus citri chromosome 4, ihPlaCitr1.1, whole genome shotgun sequence, the genomic window GAGCTAGGCGAGGCCGAGCGATTTAAATCGCACGAGTTATTCGCATTACTTTCcaatatgagaggaaaataaatgctgaaatttttagaaattgttaatttagaatttaattaatattttttgcacaaaaataaaGCGAGCAAAcgtataaaaagaaaaacttacCTATCTTAAAGTACTTCGGTACTCACCTGATTAGTAGTGCTTGTAGAGTACATAAGAAACAAAGAAAGCGTTCAAAAACAGTACCACCAAAATCCACATAATAAAGCAGATCTCACTTATTGTAGATAAACGAATATAACGATCCGGTTCACCAGGATCCATGTTTTctggcatatttttgaaaaaagcagagACACGTAGAAAATTTATGTGATTTACGAAAAAGATACCTAccttaggtaggtaaggtatatacTACGCTAAACTCGAGATACGGAAAATACTGCAGAAAAACGTACTTACACAGAAGTaatatttcttaattttctgtacctagtacctacgtttTTCTGTCATATTTTTCGTAAGAAACCGCGGTATTTTTCCGTAAAAGACACTTTGAAATTGtccatgttgaaaaaaagctgaCGTTTTGTCTACTTTTTTCGTAGGTAgcttttttaattgaaaaatgaatgataaaTTACTACTTGAAATGAAATGGAAAGATGGACAAATAGTGTAAACAAtggagaaaacaaaaaaaattgaaaaatgagaaaaaatataaaaaataaaatacttattcctcctcccaaaaaaacgTTATCAAATAAAATGgaatgattcaataaaaatgaattagttaagtaataaaaattcatataaTAATAATTAGAGCTAATATATCTTTAATAATTGAATAGggatttaaattaattaaatctaaattattttttaaacctaAAGGATTATATTAGATCCAGTTTCATTTGAAAAGTCGCGaatcggcgtttttttttttttgctattttaattgaaaatacagtCGATTAAGGCTTCGAACGCGATTTTATGaatgattattatttattacttttcacattgaaacaagTGAATCTAGCTCGTATTCCAATCGCCATCCCTCCCCCTTTGGCGTGACAAAgtataacttgaaaataatttttttttggcaattttgtaaaaatgaatgaggGGGGCAGTAGGTgcatttctaattttaaaaatgtccttccaaaaggtccttctttttagttttcagattttgttagacaccctgtgtaTCGCTGGGGAGGAACgttaatttgaaattcgaatcgGCACTTCTACAGtaacttgttttgaaaaatcgtaccATTATTCAATCGAATGGATCAGGGTCTTATTgaatgactttttgaaattgataaatctaaaaatcaaccgaggttctaaaatttcttgaaatcatCACCAATTGTTTCAGATTAGAAATTTgtcatgaaacaaaaatttaagatGTTACCTAATagataaaattctttttttttatcaagacaCCTACACACAGTGAACTGTTACTGAAAACATGATTAATTTCAGTATTAAAATCGTTAATTAGCAACACATTCAAAGGGTTGgaacataaaaaaatacaatggcTTGACTAATCAAAAAGTAACACTTTGTATTTACTCACTTCATTaaataaaagatttaaaaatatttcacaaatttaaggtttactttttcaattacaTACCAAATAGGTACACGCTGTGTAGTTTAGAACATTGGGAGCATCGGTAGCATTGGAGGCATTGGAGGCATTAGAGGCATTGGAGGCATTACCGGCATCGGTGGCATCGGTGGCATCGGAGGCATCGGTGGCATGGGGGCCATCGGGGGTATCGGTGGAATTACTGGCATTCGGGAAATTCGATCTATCAACAACTTCTTCAAGTACGATTTCTTGAACGGAATCACGATTTTGCCAGAAAGccatttgtcatttttaataTAACTGATGAATTCGTCGATTATGGTGAAACTGACAAAATCTTCCAACGTATCAGCACTATCTTTACCCCCAAACTCTGTTTTTTTATCCGCCGCTGTGATCTTCTCCTTATTCTTTCTTACGTATTCGTCGACAATTTTAACTAAATCTTTATTTTTCGATCTACGAACCTCGTTGATCAAGTGTTGTCGGATATCCGCATTTTTTGCATTCTTCAAAGCTTTCGTCAATTTACTTCGATAATCGTATCCCCGAAGTCGATTATTGGGCACTGGCATGATCCATTTTAGGATCCCTAACACGTACGATTCGATATTATCGTAATCCAGCTTACCACTGGATTTGGTCAGTTGCGAAGCTAAACTAACTTCTTTGGTTCGTAGTTTTTTGAATTGCTCAGCAGAAAGAAGAGATTTTAGATCTTGTTTGGATTGCTTCTCGGTTCGAAAgggttgttttaatttttgacggACTTGCTTGGCCAgagaagagtttttttttatttgacggAGTACGCTGTCGGAGTTGAATTTACGTTTCCATAATGTGTCTAGCGAGGAATCTTGAGCGCTAGTGCAATGACAGGTGTTTTTTGGGGTACAGGATCCTTCGGTTTTGACGTTGTATAGGGCTCCAATCAGGATGCATTCGACTTTGCAGCCGATGTTGGAAAATATTACGCAGGTTAGGGCTGGAAGCGAGGTACCTGTGCAGAAACATGGACGAAGTATGAGTTGGTGAAAATCGTTGGAAAATTAAGAGCTATTTGAgtttaaatttcactttttgatttcgatttcgAACTGGCTGGTTTCGACTTTGAACCTTTTTGTTTTGAACTGCTTTCTTTAGATTTCGAACTTTTGCTTTTTTCTCcctcatcatcgtcatcgtcttcATCGTCACTTTTGTCATCGTCAGTGCTGCTGTCGTCTTCATCAGACGATTCATCTTGatctgaaaatttgtcgacAGCATTGAACGTATTGTTATTCGAGTTTGATGTTGAGCATTAATGAAAAGAAAGTAATTGCTTTACCTGAATTCTGATTCTGGGTGTCATCatctgaaaattcatctttcgCTGATTTTGAAGACTGTTTCGTTGTTTTCTTCGCTGCGTGAACTGCAAAAATATTCGATCGAGTTGATTCGAATgagtatatatttttaattgCCTTTAGTTGGCGAAAAATGATGTATAGTTTGGCTGATATTTACCGAAGGTTGCACAGATGAGCAGCGTAACCAATAAGAACTTATTCATGATGACCATTGAGGAACCTGGAAATaagtcaacattttcaaaataaagcacTCAGTCGTGAACTTATAGAACTAAAAAGTGAATTTCATTTACGTGTAAAAcagtagttgaaaatttttttcgaagtgaaCCGAATAAATCAACCTCAAGTAATGGTTTCATTTTATACCTCCTCAATCATCGACTAGAAAATTTCTTTGGGGTACGCAGGTGGCAAGCATTTCGagttaatttgaaataaatatttaacCTTGAAGGCTACACACTTTCGGtagaaattgattgaaaattaggtctgattcgattttatttttaaatcataatttAGTGAGCTTCGCAAACGATAAGTTTACTGTTCGAATCGTATTGGGTTGAAATGTAAAGTTATGGCAAAATTAACGAAGGAGCTTCATTAGTGATGCGAGAGGTGAAAGTTTTGCAATACCTGCGTGATTCGTGTCAAGTTTAAAATGTGTAgcaatcgttgaaaaaattatgaaccaaCTTACGTTTCGTTGAAAAGATTACTATCAAATGCAGTTGCACACAACTGAGGCTAAATTACACTTGACGATGGCTCGTAGAAATTTCAGACTGACAATTTCATATGCGATGGCACAGCTGCAGATGACTTCAATTTTGCCTCATCCCATCAGGTTTTCTCACTAACAATTTAGCTGTGAATTGACAGTACCTACCTTTATTGTGGTTGATTCATCAATGATGAGTTTACTCTGATTGGATTCATCAGTACTTTTGATTCGGAtcaatgctgatttttttttctttcattttctagtCATTCATGTGCAACATAACAATTTAGACGGTAGACTTCCGATAATGACCAGACTTGTATCATTTTCACGTGCCATTTCAACGCCTGAATAAACTCTAGCGTATTTGATTCAACGACAGAAGTGTTGCCTATAGTAATAAGCCAGGCGTAGCATGTTCTCAAACCCGCATCTGTCCATGTTTCGAAGctatttttcattcgtttcgTATTCCAAAACCTACTGGtttaattgataaatttttattccataggacttttttttttaaccagtGTTCCATTTTTAAGCATaagtgagatgaaaaaaaatcatttttcaatttttttcattgcctGCTTAATGTGGTATGCTTATTGTTAATTGGCTGGATACATATCTCTGCTAATAGGGTGAACTTTTTCTTATATCTTTCAAATGATATAATGTTATgttctcaaaaataaatatgaCTTGAATGAGTTAAGCTCTTTATTGAATTActaattataattattaaattaccttgtagataaaaattacaattgaaattaattcacaattaaaaaattcgcgAAGTAGCACCAATTTAAAGTTAgagaaaattacataaaacgAAGTCCGCGAAATATTATAGAattatattaattattaaaaaattataagaaataaATTCGCACTTGTAAATGTaataagaaaattaaataaaatttaagaagttagaaaatttagtaaaattgagAGAAATTCGTTAAGTTGAATTGGAAGAGATGTTAAGTTGTTAAGTTTCACCACCACTATACATATATCAGTATTTACAAGCTCGGAGAGCTTTTCTTAAAAACAAGTGAACTTGGACAAAGGCTATTTTACAACTGATGAACTGTCATCGGACAATTCTCTCTGGTTATCTTGAGTGAAGGCTCCCTTCACTCTCCAATTATAGACGGGGACAATACTTTCGGCGACATTACTTTCCTCTTTCCCCGGATCATAATTATACATCCAAAGGgtaaagagagaagaaaaaaccaGAGGTAAGAAATAGACAGAGGTGAAAGGAGAGAAGAAAAAGGCAGAAGAGAGATGAAAAGGTTAAATCAAAACAGTACTTTATTGCCTATAAAATAGACTTGATTTAACTTGATGGAAAGGAAAAATGTAAACGTATGAGGAAAACAGTAGATTGACAGGGAGATTAACAGGGAGATAAGATATGCTTAAACAAGAGTCAAGAAGGGG contains:
- the LOC135845691 gene encoding arp2/3 complex-activating protein rickA-like, whose protein sequence is MVIMNKFLLVTLLICATFVHAAKKTTKQSSKSAKDEFSDDDTQNQNSDQDESSDEDDSSTDDDKSDDEDDDDDEGEKSKSSKSKESSSKQKGSKSKPASSKSKSKSTSLPALTCVIFSNIGCKVECILIGALYNVKTEGSCTPKNTCHCTSAQDSSLDTLWKRKFNSDSVLRQIKKNSSLAKQVRQKLKQPFRTEKQSKQDLKSLLSAEQFKKLRTKEVSLASQLTKSSGKLDYDNIESYVLGILKWIMPVPNNRLRGYDYRSKLTKALKNAKNADIRQHLINEVRRSKNKDLVKIVDEYVRKNKEKITAADKKTEFGGKDSADTLEDFVSFTIIDEFISYIKNDKWLSGKIVIPFKKSYLKKLLIDRISRMPVIPPIPPMAPMPPMPPMPPMPPMPVMPPMPLMPPMPPMLPMLPMF